CACGATATTTTCCGCCTTTCACCACTTCTCCCCCACCGCCGCCCAAGCCCTGCTGGCCGATGCCGTCCGCCAAAACGCGGGCATTGGCGTCTTTGAAGGCGCAGGCAAGCACTGGCTGGAAATTCTGCTGGCCTGGACGGTGCTGCCCGTGGCTCAGCTGCTGATTACGCCCTTTATCCGCCCCTTCAGCCTGGGCCGACTGGTCTTCACTTACCTGATTCCGCTTATTCCGCTCTTTACCATCTGGGACGGCACCGTGTCGATTCTGCGCATGTACCCACCCGAGCAGCTGCTGGCCCTGGCCCACCGCGCCGACCCCGAGGGGCGCTTCGTCTGGCAGGCAGGAAAGGTGCGGCATAGTTGGGGCCCGGAGGTAACCTACCTGATTGGCCGGCCCCGGTAAAGCCAGTACCCGCCTAAAACCTACATTTGCCCCATGCTGCTTGCTTACCGCCGGGCGCTGCCCTTGCTGCGCATTCCCTTTTCCGTGTACCTGATGCCCGTCTACTGGTTTGGACTGAGCGCGCTGCCCCGGGCTGTGGATGGAGTCCGGGCCCTGGGCGTGTTCATCGTGCTGCACCTGCTAGCCTATCCGGCTTCGAACGGCTATAACTCCTACTACGACCGGGACGAAGGCAGTATCGGCGGGCTCAAGCAGCCGCCCAAGGTTTCTGAGGAGCTGATTCACCTGGTGTGGCTCTTCGACGCGCTGGCCGTGCTGGGCGGCTGGCTCCTGTCGCCGCTGTTTGCGGCCCTGGTGGCGGTGTATCTGCTGATTTCGAAAGCCTACAGCTATGAGGGTATCCGGCTCAAGAAATACCCGTTTCTGAGCACGTTCGTGGTGGTGGTGTTTCAGGGAGCCTACACATTTCTTATGACCCAAGTGGGTGCCGGAGCCGATTCATCGGCTATTCTAGAGCCCACCAATCTGCTGCTGGCCTTGGTCAGCACGCTGTTCCTCTGCGGGTCTTACCCGCTTACCCAGGTCTATCAGCACCAGGAAGACCGGCAGCGGGGCGACCTGACGCTGAGCTTGTGGCTGGGGCTGCGCGGCACCTTTGTCTTTGCCGCCGTGGGTTTGCTGAGCGGGGCGCTGCTGCTGGCTTTCACCTATTGGCAGCGCGACGAGCTCCGTAATCTGCTAATTTTTCTGGTGGCTACCGGGCCGGTCATCGTGCTGTTTGGGCGCTGGGCCTGGGCCGTGTGGCACAGCCCCGCCGCTGCTGACTTCGAGCATACGATGCGCATGAACCAGGTGTCGTCGTTGTGCCTGAGCGCGGCCTTTATGCTGATGTTTTTCTGGGCGCTGCTAGCTGATAATAGTAGCCTAGCTGCCACCGTTAACTCAACACTACCGCTCTGCGCTACGTATTTGGGCGGATAAAAACCTTGAAAACGATGCGCTACGCTACTTTTGCCTCCCTGCTATTATTCGCCGCAGCCTCCTGCTCCACCACCGATTCGTCGCAGAACAGCGGCGCGGCAGTCACCACCGACTCTGTAGCCACGGCCGCCGAGCCGATGGATACCACCCGGGCCCGCAGTGTTACGGCCCAGTCGGATACGCTAAAAGTGGTGCGCACCCGGCACGTGTTTTCGGCTCCCGGCTCTCCCGACCAGTTTACGGCTGTGCTCCGGGGCGCTTCGGTGCTCAACGGCGAGGTTTCAATCACCATTACTGATGCCGCGGGCCAGGTTATTTTCCGCGAAATGCTCAGTCCCAGCGACCTGGAGGCCTCCATGGTGTACGAAATGAAAACGGCCACCGCTACCCAGGCCGAGCGCGAAGCCTTCGTGCGTCGCCGCCTCGACACCTTCTTCGCAGAACCTAACTTCCGCAAGCCTGCTGTGGGCCCTAAGGAAACCTACTCCCCCGGCGAACTGGACCGCCCCACCTGGGACGACCTGCGCCAGCGCCCCGACGCGGTCAGCTTTCAGTATCTGGTCGGCAAGGAAGACCGGAAGCGCATCGTTTGGTCGCCGCTCAAAAAACAAGTGGTGCACCTGCCCGGCTTCGGCAGCTAAGCCGCTTTTCCGGCCGGTTTACTTAGCTCCTTCTTCCTGGGCCTGCTGCAGCGCCTGCTCCACGCTGCTGGTGAAGGCGTCGTAAGGCATGAAGCCGCGGGCCAGCAGGTAGCCCTGGTTGCCGACGCGCAGAATGGTCGTGGGAAATCCTTGTACCCCGATACGGCCCACGGCTGCAAACTCCTGGCGCGTAGCCTGGGCGGTTTCGGGCAAGGCCCAACGCCGCTGAAACTCGGCCACATTCAAGCCAAAATCGGCAGCCAGCACGGCGTAGGTGTCCGGGTCGTTGAGGTCTTTGCCTTCCCCGAAATAGGCCTGCTGCAATGCGTGGGCAAAGCTGGCCGTTTGGTTGTAGGGGTCGAGCTGGCGGAAAACGGTCAGGGCCCGGCTCGGCGGCTCAGAGTCCTGCCTGCGGCTGCCCTCGGCGCCCAACTCCCGGAAAGCCCGCCCAAACTCGACGCCGGCCACTTTCTCCACCTGCTCCAGGGCCACGCTGATGTAGTCCCAGTCCTGACGAATCGGGCCGACATTCTCGCCCGTCACCATGCCTCCGCTCAGCACCGACACGGTCAGGCGGCCGGCAAACTCGTTTTGGATACGCTCTATCACCGGGCTCATGCCGTAGCACCAGCCGCAGAGTGGGTCGAAGATGTAGAGGATTTCGGGCAGGTCGGGCGTTTGTTCCATAAGGTTTGCAGCAAAAGCGGTAAGACCAGCAAAGGAAGGCAAATGTTTACCATCGATAAAACGCAAAGGCCAGTGAAACCTCGTTTCACTGGCCTTTGCGTTTTACATCAATTCCGGCTTAGCCGTTCATCGACATCAGGAACTCTTCGTTGTCCTTGGTACCTTTCATGCGGTCTTTCAGGAACTCCATGGCCTCCGAGGCGGTCATGTCGGCCATAAATTTACGCAGCACCCAGATGCGGTTCAGTTCGTCGCGGTTCATGAGCAGGTCTTCACGGCGGGTGCCGGAAGCCGGTACGTCGATGGCCGGGAAGATGCGCTTGTTGGCCAGCTTGCGGTCCAGCTGCAGTTCCATGTTGCCGGTCCCCTTGAATTCCTCAAAGATAACCTCATCCATCTTGGAGCCGGTTTCAATCAGGGCCGTAGCAATAATGGTCAGCGAGCCGCCATTCTCCACGTTGCGAGCCGCACCGAAGAAGCGCTTGGGCTTGTGCAGGGCATTGGCGTCCACACCACCCGACAGGATTTTGCCTGAAGCGGGCTGCACCGTGTTGTAGGCGCGGGCCAGGCGGGTAATCGAGTCGAGCAAAATTACCACGTCGTGCCCGCACTCTACGAGGCGCTTGGCCTTTTCCAGGGCGATGCTGGCAATTTTCACGTGGCGGTCGGCCGTTTCGTCGAAGGTGGAGCTCAGCACTTCGGCTTTCACCGAGCGGGCCATATCCGTGACTTCTTCCGGGCGCTCATCAATTAGCAGAATGATGAGGTAGACCTCGGGGTGGTTTTCGGAAATTGAGTTGGCAATTTCCTGCAGCAGCACCGTTTTACCGGTTTTAGGCTGGGCCACAATCAAGCCGCGCTGACCTTTACCGATGGGGGCAAACAAGTCCAGAATTCGGGTGCTGAGCTGGCTCGACTTGGTCGAAAGCTTCAGGCGCTCCTCGGCAAACAGCGGAGTCAGGTTAGTAAATGGGATACGGTCCCGGGCTTCTTCTA
Above is a genomic segment from Hymenobacter cellulosivorans containing:
- a CDS encoding DsbA family protein, translated to MEQTPDLPEILYIFDPLCGWCYGMSPVIERIQNEFAGRLTVSVLSGGMVTGENVGPIRQDWDYISVALEQVEKVAGVEFGRAFRELGAEGSRRQDSEPPSRALTVFRQLDPYNQTASFAHALQQAYFGEGKDLNDPDTYAVLAADFGLNVAEFQRRWALPETAQATRQEFAAVGRIGVQGFPTTILRVGNQGYLLARGFMPYDAFTSSVEQALQQAQEEGAK
- a CDS encoding class I SAM-dependent methyltransferase, giving the protein MRLRLQLFEFEDLPWFPGIIRAGMMDYLRFMISALDTYQPIVPLLREALQATGQQRLVELGAGAGGGTEGVTLALRQYPELRELRVTLTDLYPQPAAWQLLAQRNAPAIDFEPAPVDALAVPPPLTGFRTIFSAFHHFSPTAAQALLADAVRQNAGIGVFEGAGKHWLEILLAWTVLPVAQLLITPFIRPFSLGRLVFTYLIPLIPLFTIWDGTVSILRMYPPEQLLALAHRADPEGRFVWQAGKVRHSWGPEVTYLIGRPR
- a CDS encoding UbiA family prenyltransferase, giving the protein MLLAYRRALPLLRIPFSVYLMPVYWFGLSALPRAVDGVRALGVFIVLHLLAYPASNGYNSYYDRDEGSIGGLKQPPKVSEELIHLVWLFDALAVLGGWLLSPLFAALVAVYLLISKAYSYEGIRLKKYPFLSTFVVVVFQGAYTFLMTQVGAGADSSAILEPTNLLLALVSTLFLCGSYPLTQVYQHQEDRQRGDLTLSLWLGLRGTFVFAAVGLLSGALLLAFTYWQRDELRNLLIFLVATGPVIVLFGRWAWAVWHSPAAADFEHTMRMNQVSSLCLSAAFMLMFFWALLADNSSLAATVNSTLPLCATYLGG